The sequence GCACACTGCGTGATCTTCTGCATTGCATAGACCAATTCACTGGCAATATTGCTCTGCATCGTGTCACGCAGTCCCAGCGAGGACAGCGCCACCATGGAAACACCGATCGAAAGCTGGCTGACGTCGCAGATCCGCCATTGGTCATCAATTTTCTTGAGTAAGTACGACTCTCGCGCCGTGCCCAGTTCCACTGACCAGCTGCGGACAAAGACATCCGCTATCGATTTGTCATCTGAAAACTCAATTCTCACGATCCGATGCCGCGTCCACGGCGCATCCAGCAACTCAAACTGCTGCTTGATTTGCGTCTGCATCACGGTCGCTAATTGCGACTGCAGTCCAGGCGGCATCGCCACGCCGGATTGTTCCACAATGTCTCGTGTGAGTTCATCAAAGTCGAAGAACTGAATTTGCTCGTCGACGGAATCAGCGCGAGTTGCCGTTTCAAAATCAGCAAAGAATTGATGAATCTGCTGCTCCTCTGCAGACAGATTGGGCGGGGAATTGTTCGCTGCAGGCTGCTCTTGAGCAACTGCGCTGCCAGCGACGAGGAACAAGCAGAGTGAGAGGCAACGGATCATGCGGCACGGGAAGGTATTTTGGGAAAAACATCGAGATCAACCTCCACGGATTGTACCTACTCTTGGCAACACATTCAGGCTCTTGGCAACACATTCAGGCTTGGAGCCGCTCTCATTCGGTCAATCCTGTGATCGCGGAGCATGCGTCGGCAAACTTCACGCAAACTACCTGGTCGTCTCCCCAGCGAGGGGGTTGGCTGCCGGCGACCTGCAATACCGATACATGAATTAAAATCATTGTCCTCAACGGCGGACCGCATCATGTTAAATCAACAGTCTCATCCTTTCCGCATTGGCTTGCTATTAAGTGCATTCTTGGTCAGCATTGCCGGATGCACTCCCAAGGTCATTGTCCGCAAAAACCCCGATGATTGTGATCGCGGTATTCGCTACTACCGCCCAAAGCCCTATCTCAAAATTGAGCCAGCGGAAATTGCAATCAGCAAAACGGAGACGTCCATCGCCCCCGGTATGGTGCGTATCTCACTCGTGTATCTGCCCGATTTTAGTGAAGAATATTCCATCAGTGTGCGCAGCGGATGCGGGATTGCCGATGTCGGCATCAAACTGGAAGACGGTTGGAATCTCACCGAAATCAGTCAGGAACTCGATAGCCAAACCGATGAAAACGTCGAGGCCATTGGCAGCGTGTTAAGCGCTGCGAGCGGTTTGATCCCGACCTCCGCTAACGAGCGTACCGCCGAGAACGTCTCGTTCACCGTTCCTGCTCGCAACGTACCGATTGGTTTTTATGAGTCTGTCGTGGGACGTGACCAGTGTAACGTCAAGCGTCTTTATGGATTCCGTTACCTAGGATTTATACCGTTCGCAGGGTGCCCGATTGAAATGAATGGTCATTCGCATGCGTCCTGCCAAGACCCCGGGGCGTGTGGCCAGCATCCTGCTGGGTCACTCTATGGGCTGACGTTTGTCGGCGGCGAGATGGTCTTTCAACCGCTCGACGTCATGGCGGTTACCCCTGCGGTTTCCGCACGTGCTCTTGGTGACAAACCGTCCGCTGAGGCCACCACAACACAGCCGACGGAGATCGATACACCTGCGGGAGTGTTTGAACCCGGTGGAGTGGAAACGCGTCTGCACGCCTATCTTGCAAGCCTGGGCTTGGAGGTCGAAGCTGTCCACGCAACCCCGGTCGGTGATGACTTTCATATTCGCGTGACGATTCCGCTGGATATCCCTTCGCACCCCATCCACGAAGCGATCACCGATTGGCTGGCAGAACGCTACCCGAATTCAGAGTCGTTTGTTGTCCAAATCGAAAATGAAAGTCAGCCGTGAATCAACCTGCGGGGACGCTATCGATGGACTGCCTGCGACGTTTACAGCAGACATTGATGCGCCGAGTCGCCAGTCGCGACGCCGACAACGTTCGCTCCATCGGATTTGCTCCTGCGGTGTCAAACCGAGCGAGCGACGCAATCGTCCAAGCGAGATTTGACGTCGCGAGAAAAGCCAGGGACGTCTCAGCCCAGCAGCGAATTGAGCCGGTCGAACCGGTAAGGTTACTCGACCGATCGACAGACGCGTACCACGAACTCCAGCTGCCTACCCAGATTCGACAGACCGGCGAGATTGTACCGACCGGGGTTGCCATCTCCACGTCCGATGAACGGGCAACGACGTCGGTGGTGGTGAGATGGACAACCGTCGACCCCGAACCACCGCGGCCGGATCAGGATCACCCCGACGACCCAAGGTGGCATTGGGGTTTATTAACTGTTTCGCACTTGTTCGTCGGTCGAGGCGACCGCGACAGCCAAACGCGGGCGGCGGTCCGCCGCGTCGCTGCCTGCGGTCACGGCCCCGATGCGATTCGGTCGCGTGTCGCGGCGCGTGGTCGCATCCCCGGTGGACCTGATATCGCCGTCGTCGAGACGGGCTGGGACCGTTTGTGGCTGAGCGGATTTATTCCGGAGATCGGGCTTCCACCGCTCACCGTGGTCACCGGCGAGGACCTGAGCAATTGGACCCGGACCGGAACCACAGGCAATTTTGTCGGCGACGCTGTTATCGTCCCATGGACCTGGCAAGCGTTCTATCCGACGCTCGCAATTCCCACATTGGGGCGACTACAACACATCGTCGCGTACGAGCGGGTAACCGCTGAGAATGCCAACCAAGCAACATTTGGCCCTGGCAGCAGCGGGGGAGTGCTCATCACAGGCGGCATCGTGCTGGGAGTGCAGGTGGCCGGAATGCGGCCAACGTTCGAGGTCGGTTATGCACAAACGCTCGACATCAGTCTCAAATGGTTAAAGAATAAACTGCGCGCCACCAGACTTGAGCTGGTCAACGTGGTAACGGCTTAGCGTGCCAACCACGGCAGTTCGCTCGCTTACTGAATCCAACGTTAGCAACGCTGTGTGAGCCGAGTGCCGTGAGGCACCGGGCGCACTGTGAGGCACTGGGCGCACTGTGAAGCACTGGGCGCACTGTAAAACACCGAGTGGCTGTCGGCACCGAGCAACATCGTCAGCCCGACCGCTGACGGGTCTGTCTGGGGCATGCAATCCGCACCCCGGGAACGCCTTCCGCTACTTCGCAGAATTCGCTTGAGTGCCCTGCGGCCATCGATTTGCGGAGCGGGCTCGGACGGGACCACGTCCCATCCTACCTCCTTTTTCATGCCACTTGCTGAGTTCACAAGGCGGGCGATGCCCGCCATTGGGTACCCAACCCTCAGTCCATCAATTGTTCGAGAACGCTGATGGCGTTCCGTGCGTTGTCAACACCGCCCATCTCTTCAACCAGTTTTTTGGCGTTGATCAATGAGTCGAGGGAGACTTCACCGCTGTTGGAGCGTGCCTTCGAGGCAGCAGGGCGACCAAGCTTCTTAGCGGGGGCAGCTTTCTTGGCCGAAACGCCAGCAGGTCGACCGCGACGGCCAGTCTTCTTCGATTTCTTCGAGTTCGACTTGACGGTACTGACGAATTGAGCGTTGACATCAATGCCGATCGCCTTCATTGCCTCGGCCACTTCAAGCGGCTTGGCCTCGGGGTTAGCAGCACAGTATTCACGGATCGCTTGCGATTTGTTGACGCCGCTCGATTTCTTCTTGGCCATGTTGTCTTTCTATCGTTCGTGTGCGAGGTGGTATTACATTAGCAATCATGCGTAGTATTACCGAGCCTCAAGATTAGGAAACACCGTAGATAAAATAGGCAAAGGTCAAGTTTTGTCAATTACCTAAAATGCGAGTCTGTAGTATTACATTCGCTCGCAGACACCAATTCCAAGTAGTCTCAATCCTTGTTTGATCACCCGTCCGGTCAACATGACGAGCGCCAATCGGGTCCTCAAGACTATCGGATCCGAATTACCTAAAACACGACATGCGTCGTTAAACGTGCTGTAGGTTTTCGCTGTTTCATACAAGTAGTCACACAGCTGGTTGGGAGCGTAGGCAGAGACAGCGCCTTCGATGGCCTCCTCGAAGCGGAGGAGGGCAATCGCCAACGCCCGCTCGGCTGGCTCGCTGAATTGCAATTGATCTGCAGTCGTATTCTCAACCAGCCACGCTTGAATATCATCGATCTTCTGCTCATCCGCGACACGTCGCAAAATACTCTGGGTTCGCGCATACGAATACTGCATGTACGTCGCAGTATTACCCTCCAAAGCGACCATTTTGTCGACATCAAATCGATAGTCCGTTGCCCGATGATGCGAGAGGTCTGCATACTTGATCGCCCCGATCCCAACCGTTTCGGCGATGCGATTTTGTTCCTCCTCCAACATTGGTGGGTTCATCGTCGCCAGCCGATCGGGATTGCATGCGACATCTTTGGCTCGCGCGACGGCATCGTTCAGTAGGCTTTCCAGCCCGATCAACGATCCACTGCGAGTCTTCATGGGGCGGCCGTCGGCTCCCAAGACCGTTCCGAACTGAACGTGAATGAGCTCGATATCCGTCATTCCCAATGGCTCGGCCATGGCAAAGAATTTCTCAAAGTGCTCGCTTTGTCGAGAATCGACCACATACAAAATTCGATTGGGCGCGAATACTTCTTGCCGGTACTGCAACGTCGCCAGATCAGTGGTCGCGTAAAGGTAAGCGCCATCACGTTTCTGGATAATCATGGGGCTATCAAAGCCGTCGAGAAACACACAAACCGCGCCGTCGCTTTGTTTGGTAAGCCCTAATTTGTCGAGGGTGGCAACGACACCCGGCAGACGATCGTGGTAGAAGCTCTCACCGAGGGTGTGGTCGAATGTGACCCCTAAACGGTCATAGACGCGATTGATTTCGTCTTTGCAGTGCGGCAAAAACTGCTCCCACAGAGCACGGTTTTCAGCGTCTCCCTCGTGCATTTTCGCGGTCTCGCGGAGTACCGCGGCGGGCACGTCAGCGTGTTCAGCAGCGATCGCAGCTAGACGCGGGTCTTCATCAACGGCCTTTACTTTCGTTTGTGCGGCGTTGATCTCCGCAGCGATAGCGTCGACGCGTCGGGCGGCAGCCTGAGCAGCCTTGAGTGCCTTCTTGGCTTCCTTCGCATTGGTGTTGGTGTTGGTGTCGCTAGCGACCGCATTGGAGGCTGCGGTCTCGCGGGCGGCATGGTCCTGTGCGTCAGTTAGTTTTGCCTGCAAAGCGATCAGTGATTTGTTGGCTTTTTGGTATTCAATCAACTGGTTCGTTAACCGATATAGCTTTGCCAGCTCGGGTACTGGATTGGCTGCGACCACATCCGCATCACCGAAATGTTTGTAGCCATAGATAATGATGCCAAACTGAGTCCCCCAATCACCGAGGTGATTATCCGTGATGACATCGTGACCGAGAAAGCGGAACATCTCCGCTAATGCCGCTCCGATGACGGTACTGCGGATATGCCCGACGTGCATGGGTTTGGCAACGTTGGGACTGGAATAATCAATCAAGATCTTTTCCCGAAGATCCGTTAGTTCCACCCCCGCCCGCTCGTGGTGGAGCATCGCGAATAGTGAACTGGTGAGAAACTCATCACGAATGCGGAGATTGATAAATCCAGGACCAGCAATCTCAGGCGTCTCACAGGCGGGATCCAACGCCAAGCGACTGACAAGCAGGGCGGCGATCTCACGTGGGGGTTTGCCAAGTTGCTTGCCTAAGGACATGCAGGCGTTGGATTGATAGTCGCCAAATCTGGGGTCCGCGGCTACGCGGATCATCGCGGCGTAGGGTGCTGGATCGTCAGTCAGTGTGGCCAGTGCGGTCTGGAAACGCGCACGAAGCAATGCAGATAAATTCATGGATAGTCGTTCTCAATCGTTGGGCGTCAAACCAAGGTCCGCCAGCGGCACAACGGTGCCATCGGCCCACAACGATTCCAGATCGTAGTACTCTCGCGTCTCCTCATCGAATAAATGCACAACGAGGCTGCCGTAATCGAGCACAATCCAATTGCTCTCTTGATATCCCTCGATACCCATCCGGTGGTCGCCGAGTCCTTTTTCAAGAGCGTCGTCGATCTGTTCACTGATCGCGTGCAATTGTCGTCGGCTGGTGCCTGTGGCGATGACAAAAAAGTCGAATTCTGCGGATTGGCCGCTAATGTCGAGCACCAACACATCTCGCCCATTATTATCCAACGCTACCCGGGCGGCCTCAGTGGCAAGTTTCCTCGCATCATCAAGTCCGAAGGGGCGGATGGCGCGGCTTGCCGTCTCCATCGGGTTGGTTCGCGGCGCGTACTTTTTAGCGGCAGCCTGTTGTTGCGATTGAGAATCGTCAGGCGAAGCCGGGTTTTCGGGGGGGTGATCAGACAATTCGAACGTGCTTTGGTATCAATTTTGGTCGAAACATGTACGACGAGCGAGGTCCGCTCGATGCATGGGAACCTCCAAGTGTATCGCAAATAGCGATTGTGTCACCTACATCAACGGAGTCATTTGGCGGCGGTCCAGTTCCGCGACCACCTCGCGTACTCGCTCTTCGCTCGTACGAGGCGCAACGAGCGTGGCATCGGCGGTTTGCACGACGATGAGATCGTGGGTGTCAATCGTGACAATGGTGTGGCCCGAACTTGCGTGAATAATGCAGTTTTCCGAGTCGATACTGATATGCGAACCGACTGCGGCATTCCCGTCGTCGTCATGCGGGTGCAGGCGTGAGACTGCTTGCCAGCTACCCACATCGTCCCAATCAAAGGGTGCGGCGATCACAATCACTTCCTGGTGTCGTTCGAGCACGGCATAATCGATCGACTTCCCGGCCATGGCTAAGAATTCACGCTGTAAGATTGCCTCATAGTCCTCGCTGCCAATCGCGGCGGCAATGGTTTGTAATCTTGCATACATTTCTGGCTCGTGTTGCTCCAACGCATCAAGAATCGTTTGAGCTCGCCATACAAAAATCCCGCTATTCCAAAGAAACGTTCCTGCATCGACATACTCGCGAGCAGTCGCCGCGTCTGGTTTCTCGCGAAACCGCATCACCTCATGAGCATCGTGTCCCTCGACCATTTCTCCCTGTTGGATATATCCAAAGGATTCCGCGGGATAAGTGGGGCGAATCCCAAAGGTAACAAGAGCGTTTGGTCGCTCCTTGAGAATTGCCTCAGCTCGATGGATGGATTCAGAAAATCGATCGTGTTGCTCGATCACGTGATCCGAGGGGCACACCAACATCACAGCATCGGGGTCAATCGCGCGAACCAACACCGCCGCTAGACCGACACACGGGGCGGTATCCCGCCGGCTCGGTTCCCCGACCACATTTCCGGAGGGCAACTCCGGTAGCTGCTCCAAAATCGGCTGGACAAGTTCCATGGAGGTCACCACGAACGTGCGCTCGGCCGTTGTAATGTTGCTGAGGCGGTCGCAGGTGCTTTGGAGCATCGAGCGGGTCCCGGCAAGGGACAGCAATTGTTTTGGCTTTGCACGCCGTGAGGCCGGCCAAAATCGGGTGCCGCTGCCGCCAGCCATGATGATTGCGTGGAGCATATGATTGTTTTTTGAGAAGCAGTAAGTGAATGTAAATGGGTACGCATCAAAATGGCGATTTGCTCATCGCAGCCGCTAGGTACCGGGCGATGTAACCCGCAAACGAGCGGCTAAGGTGACTGGAGCTGTCGCTGGAGCGCCTGCAGGGCGACGGAGAAAACCTCGACCTCGGGCGCCAAGTCTACCGCACGCTGCAAGTATTTTTCGGCACCTCGGGAGTCGCCTGACAAGTAGAGGGCTAAACCGTAGCGATACTGCACGTCGGCGAGGTCGGGCGCCAGTTCCGCATCGCGAGCGAGTAGAGGCAACTCTTCATGGCGCAGTTGCTTGATAATCTTTTCGACGCCGTCGAGACCATCGGCACCTCCGACAGCGGCCAAGGCTTGAGCGGCGGTGGGGTCCTGGCCGGCTAGCGGTAGCAGACGATCGAGCAATGCAGCGAGGTTGCTGCGAGCGCCGGTGGACTCTGGCTGCACTCGAATGGCATTGTTATAGGCGCGAATCGCATCCGCCCACTGTCCACGTTGCTCGCTCAGCATCGCCCAGCCGATGTGGGCGCCCGCTCGATC comes from Allorhodopirellula heiligendammensis and encodes:
- a CDS encoding mannose-1-phosphate guanylyltransferase → MLHAIIMAGGSGTRFWPASRRAKPKQLLSLAGTRSMLQSTCDRLSNITTAERTFVVTSMELVQPILEQLPELPSGNVVGEPSRRDTAPCVGLAAVLVRAIDPDAVMLVCPSDHVIEQHDRFSESIHRAEAILKERPNALVTFGIRPTYPAESFGYIQQGEMVEGHDAHEVMRFREKPDAATAREYVDAGTFLWNSGIFVWRAQTILDALEQHEPEMYARLQTIAAAIGSEDYEAILQREFLAMAGKSIDYAVLERHQEVIVIAAPFDWDDVGSWQAVSRLHPHDDDGNAAVGSHISIDSENCIIHASSGHTIVTIDTHDLIVVQTADATLVAPRTSEERVREVVAELDRRQMTPLM
- the argS gene encoding arginine--tRNA ligase, which encodes MNLSALLRARFQTALATLTDDPAPYAAMIRVAADPRFGDYQSNACMSLGKQLGKPPREIAALLVSRLALDPACETPEIAGPGFINLRIRDEFLTSSLFAMLHHERAGVELTDLREKILIDYSSPNVAKPMHVGHIRSTVIGAALAEMFRFLGHDVITDNHLGDWGTQFGIIIYGYKHFGDADVVAANPVPELAKLYRLTNQLIEYQKANKSLIALQAKLTDAQDHAARETAASNAVASDTNTNTNAKEAKKALKAAQAAARRVDAIAAEINAAQTKVKAVDEDPRLAAIAAEHADVPAAVLRETAKMHEGDAENRALWEQFLPHCKDEINRVYDRLGVTFDHTLGESFYHDRLPGVVATLDKLGLTKQSDGAVCVFLDGFDSPMIIQKRDGAYLYATTDLATLQYRQEVFAPNRILYVVDSRQSEHFEKFFAMAEPLGMTDIELIHVQFGTVLGADGRPMKTRSGSLIGLESLLNDAVARAKDVACNPDRLATMNPPMLEEEQNRIAETVGIGAIKYADLSHHRATDYRFDVDKMVALEGNTATYMQYSYARTQSILRRVADEQKIDDIQAWLVENTTADQLQFSEPAERALAIALLRFEEAIEGAVSAYAPNQLCDYLYETAKTYSTFNDACRVLGNSDPIVLRTRLALVMLTGRVIKQGLRLLGIGVCERM
- the rsfS gene encoding ribosome silencing factor yields the protein MSDHPPENPASPDDSQSQQQAAAKKYAPRTNPMETASRAIRPFGLDDARKLATEAARVALDNNGRDVLVLDISGQSAEFDFFVIATGTSRRQLHAISEQIDDALEKGLGDHRMGIEGYQESNWIVLDYGSLVVHLFDEETREYYDLESLWADGTVVPLADLGLTPND